TGTGCATTTTCTGTTCAGTGATTTCATTAACGATAGCTTcaaattgttcaaattttcCTTAACCCAAGTTTTATTTAGATCACCTTTTTAGCTTGAAATTTACGGTCAAAGAATTTGagaggaattcaaagaaatgtgacaaagaagagaaactgGAGAGGACCAAATTGAAGAAAGCCATTCAAAAAGGGAACATGGAGGTGGCACGCATTCACGGCGAAAATGCTATTCGCCAAAAAAATCAGTCTCTCAATTTTCTTCGAATGGCGGCACGAATTGATGCAGTAGCCAGCCGAGTGCAAACAGCCGTGACCACTAAGAAGGTACACTTTGGATCTACATATCCTTTATGGCGGCGATTCCCTGTAATCTTTATTTCCCAAAGGTCACCCAATCGATGGCTGGTGTTGTCAAAGCAATGGACAGTGCCATGCGATCCATGAACTTGGAGAAGATTTCAGCTCTAATGGACAAATTTGAAAAGCAGTTTGAAGATCTGGACGTTCAGAGCTCGTGCATGGATACGGCCATGTCTCAAACGACAACCACCAGCGTTCCCCAAAACGACGTCGACTTCCTTATGCAACAAGTTGCAGATGAAGCGGggtaataatttatttgaatgtttgaAATATTCAATAGATAACAAAACTTTGTTACGTCACACAGTATTGAGCTTAACATGGAACTCCCGCAAGGCAATACGAGCACTTTGAACCCGAGCGTCGCCGTTGGATCTTCCACACAAGCCTCTACCGAACAGGATGAATTGACGCAACGCTTAGCCCGCCTACGTCAAAtgtaaaagtttttcttttaatgattcAATCCATCTCTAAATGTGGAGTTCCTTTAAATTCACTCAACGCGCTCTacgacgaaaaaaacaaaaagactttcgagaaatttaaaataaaagtgagtTTACCGCCCACCATTCGCCTGTTTGAACTAATTCATAACTCGTGGGTGTTGTACAATTCTTTCGGCGCTATGAGGTTTTCTTGTCGTTGATAGCGCTTCATTACCATGTATAAGAATCcgaataaattttgtttcccgATGATAGCATTATCgttttgtaaaaaagaataagagaatgattttaaaatattgcaaCTTTTTTCACCCAACGCCAATTGAAATGTTgactttaattaattattctcGTCCAATTTTATATTTGTCCACCGTTGCCTTGGTAGCTCCTTCACGTTGACTCTCGTTGTCAGGAGCGTCTGGAGCATCCTTTATACGAATATAACCCTTGCCAACATTCTAGTCTCTCCGCTAAGCAACATGTCAAAGAGCTAGAAATTGGATTCTGCCATAACGAAGACCGCCAACACgtgatgagaaaaaaataagtactCTCTGGCTTTTCTTTATTGCACTTTCCGACGTGAACACACAAGAACCGTTCCACCATCGCATAGTGAccgttttcttaaaaaaaaaatgattatctTTTGTGACGTTCGTATAATAGTGATTAATAACGCAGAAAGTAATTAGttcaaaaaatccattttctttctctcgtttacTTATTACTAGTGTCTCAGTCAACGGAGGAAATGAGAGCTAAAGTATACAAAGTACAATTTTCGGGAAATGTTTTCCAGTTTTGTTGTTAAATCTGTTCGAATCTCCTGTGCATAGTCGCCGAATCAAAGAAGGATCAATAGGGTTATACCGTGTTctcaatttgacaaaaaaaagaaaagaaaaaagaaaatggtggaaaaaaGCCAGTGGACAATGCTCTTGTTGGTTGAGAAATAAATCGAATGGGCAAGTGTACATTTCTCACCCGAATTCGATTTCAGGCTCTCCTGAATAAATcgcttttcccctttttataaATACATGGGACGACGTCTATGACGGGCGTCTCACGCAGAGTGCCAGCAAAGCTCCGGTTGCTCCTGGTTGTGACAGCTCGACCATTTCGTCTTCTATACACAGTCAATATTAGAAATTGGATCGTTCGGATGCGATCGACCTGCAAGGGCGTTCCAAGAAACCTTTCGATAATCCAAACTATTACGCGAATAATTCCAATAACGCGTGATAATTCTTCGCGTGATTTTTCCAATGGCGAATAAACATCAAATGTGCGTCCCAGGATCATTTTTCAACGTGCAGTTTTAGCttagaaattttttgggggggcgaTTACATGTGTGTGGTCGTCCTTGGGTGAAAATGAAAGTGGCGGTGGGAACCAGCAACGCTGTGGTCGCATAAAGAAGCTCAAATAAGAATAGCGATCTCCCCCAGCAGCGAAAATATAAAGCCCActgctatatatatacatgttaGAATGGTCttgataagagagagagagagaatctgCAGCTGGCGACTTTCGATCAGAGAACAAAGTAATAAGCCATTATATGTAGACATATAGAGATCTATATATCCGCGTGGCGGTTCTCCGCTTATAGACACATAGACAACAGgcaacttctttctttcttggcaaCGCCCACTGATTTTTGGCTTAGTTTCATCCAGCTCACAATCATGACTCTTGGTTATAAAAGGGATAAAAGCCAGCGTCGTTCTACGCGTCTGTATATGTACTACGTGTGTATAGGAGAGGGTATTGATTAGCCGGAGCTAAAACACCGACGCTGATGCCGCGAAAAACAAACGTCCTATATACCCACACAAATGTTGGAATACATAGAAAAGGATTCCTATTGTTTTCAATCACTTAACATAAAAGAATATAGCGCTGGACTCGAGATAAAAATATCTAGGgcacacacacgacacacacacacacatatttaGACTCCTTGGCTCCTAGCGGCCGTGTGCCATTTGCAAAAAGGAGCCATCCCGCAGTGATAAATGGCAAACATTTGtccccctttttcctctctctctagcttCTCCACCAAGTCATGTCCAATATTTATGGTGAATTAAATGTGCATAGACATGTCACGTACATATAACACACCGTGAGAaaaacggacggacggacgggtaGAGAGTATCCGTTGAACTTGGGCGACGTGCGTCAGAATTAATAAAgatcttttaaaagaaaagaaaataagggaGTTGGGAGCTTCAATTCCCAGATTCCATTTTCCGTTCTTTTTATTCGCCATTAATGAACGCCCATGCAATCTAGGCGCTATTCATCGATCGTGATAGGCCGGTGAAACTTGTTGCTTTCGTCAAATCCCCAGATTACTTACAATATTCGACTTGcaaagaaattaaatcatttgaatgGGGTCTGTTGGGGATTTGAATAGGTAAACTGCCCTCGTTCATGTTTCGACCCATAACCGCActgctatatatatttagcaACTGGTGATTGATGTGGCAGAACCGTTTTTTATTCGCCGGGATTTTGGCAAAGTGAATTCTCCATAatctgctgctggatgacaGCTGTCGCCATCCTTCACCGCGCCCAGCCTGACATTCACTCCAATAACACCTCGACGAGGAATGTTAGACAATCAGTCACTAGTACGCGCTGTCTCATTACCGTATATACATCACccacccccccaaaaaataatagcaTCACACTCGGCGGAGATATGATAATAAATCCAAAAATcagttgattttaattttgtttctttgtttcaaaCTTGGAAGTGtgattttctaatttcagCTAGTATACAGTACGGTTCCGACTAACTTGGAATAGTTCACCTATAGAGTATATAGTTGCCTGTATACTATGCCGAGTGAGTTAAATTTTAGATAGTGACTCGATAAGACACTCAAGCCGCTCCGAGGGAATTTCCCATATCGATTGGTCTGTGTATGAGAAACTTTGACACGGTTAAACGAATCATAAGGTCATATGGCACACAAGCGTGCCGTACGCACACTCAGCACCCGACGGCATCACTTAAGATCTTCAACTTTCTAGTGCTCCGATCATAGTAGATTAGACAATATCACAAACTCAAGAATATAATGACTTATTGTTAACAGGTTGGTATTATTCACTATAGCTCCGAATGACGCACTTGTCTATATACGTAGTACACATCGGTCATTTCTCATTGCTTTTCCTTCACATGAATCCAACGATAAGTTCAATATAAGGCGCCACGCAATAATACCCCCCGATAGACTtgggttttcatttgattaGCTTGATGACATGTTACATGTTCTCTGTTGTTATATACTATCATTACAAGAGTCGTGCTGCAGCAGTTTGGCCGATTTGCCGATCGGAAAGGTTATCGATTTACTTGTTCAAGTTAGATACCGTATCTCTCTTATTCTCGGTCGATCGTCAACCACTTACGATAATTGGTCAAGTGCTCTTCCTTGCAGCACAAATAATGGACAAACTTGGTGAACACAGCAAGTATATAACAGCTCGGTAATTATAATGggaattatctttttttctattttttccttcatttttaagGGTTTGGTGAATATATCGATTGGGCGGGCTGCTTCGGGGAatggcattttaaaaatataatcaactgtaattcgattttttttttggtaggGGCTGCCTGCATGCAGCTGGGCGAGACACCTAGCGATAAAGAACCGTAAAGACCAtgttttcgtcgtcgtctctctaaagaagaaaagataaaagataTTTCGCATCTGAATTTTTGTCCGCCATAATATCTTTGGCCCAATAATAGCCTTCGCCGATAATGGGATTTTCCGCATCGCCAGATTGATTCGACGGgacatttgatttctttttaaaagaatgcAAAACGTGTGCTGGAACAGACGGGATTGTAAATTTTAGTCGTCATCATTTGCaagttaattttgtttcacgaTTATCATTTTCTCCGAAACAAAATCTTCTTCGTCTAAAATTCGAAACATTTTGACTCTgcgaattcaaatttccccgCCATTTCATGTCCTTTGTATTATGGCGAATCAACTATACGAATTGATTACACACGACGTATAGTACCGAATGACGCTATACTGATGTTGGCACGCGTCTTGTGGCGATGCACGCAATGATGGAGGGCGGTGATATAATCTACACAGGTTTTGATTTACAGTAAGACGGTcgtattatattttataaatcAGCCGCCGTGTTGTGCTGCGCATGTTGGATCTTTTGTCAAAGGGTGTCGAGGTGTGCGGAAGTGTAAACAATCACGCAGCGGTTGACTTGCGTGTTATTCGTCTGTCACGCGCTTCTCTTCTTACAAGACGATATAGGTCAAATACTACatcatctttctctctctctcttgtgtgcgACTATTCGACAATTAAATTTAGCGAGACTTTATAGACTTTCAAGCGCATAGAGAGAGCAAACAAGCCGTACATTTTAACACACGCATCCCCCCTACACCCAACACACACATCCCCCCTCCCCAGCCGATGCATATCTGCTGAAGGGTGTTTACATCAGCCACCAAATCACTCAGTTATTGACAGGTCACTGTCAATTAAACCGCCATCTCttcaaaatcaagaaaattcagTCACCAGTGTGTGACTGTGGCACCGAAGAAGAATCCATCGAGCACTTCCTTTTCACGTGCTGCCTGTTCACAGCGCAAAGGAAAACATTCAAAGAAGCTTGCTTGAACAAAATAAGGGACTATCCACCCCCACTAACAACAGTAGCAACGTCATCAGCCATCTGGAAAGCACTTCTAAATTTCATCAAGGAAACTCGGCGATTAGATCACAAAAGAGAAGAGTGAAACCCATAGTAATAGCGCacatcttttaatttttatccgTCTTACAAATTGTTTTAATATATCCACCACACTATCATTTTCCTACTTATCCGCCTTGAAATTCAGTCATACCCTCCAACTATCCTTTCAAATCCGTCTtcgtaaaattaaaagatgaaaCCTAATGCAAAAGCAAACCCCTGCTCCTATACATAtcaaatttattatatttacaaAACCTATGTCTCCATATTTGTCTTTTAGTTGTGATAACATTCATGTATAGTTTATGAGCACAGGCAACACTCAAGTCTGAGTAGGCCTggtaatacaaaaaaaaaaaaaaaaaaaaatcccccctacacatgtaaaacaaataaatccaGACGATGGATTTTCCATCcaacatttaatttgattcatttcccAAAAAGTGACTTATAATATTAGCCAAGATGAAAGATTATATATATTGGTTATTCTGTCCTACCAACGGAAATCCGGCCGATGAGGTTTCGCTGATGCTGTCGCTATGGTGATGGGGGTGGGAGTACTAAATCTCTCTCTTTAATTATTTGCTTTCATTCGCCCGCgcccaacaacaaacaaaacaagccaaaTAAACCAACATCTAGACGGTGTACTAATACAACTATAGGCTAGCTGGTTTTGACGGTAAATATGGACAAGACAATCGGCTAGATATACAGCGCTGCATGGCCTGGCCATGTTGAGTTCTACATATGACTAAAGGTTATTCCGCGTTGCGCCGCTGCGCAAATGCCGCACAACCGACGATGTGTGTGGAGTTTGGGCGGGCGGGCATCGCCCGTCTATAGGCGCAAGAGTGGCAGACGTGAGGTGAGTTCCCTGGCCACTCAGTCGACCCGTAACTCTTACCCGGAGTGGAAGCACCGCTCCGATTGATTCGGCCAATATAATATACCTATAATATACCATTATTGTTAATTACATCAACGGAAAAACATATTCCAATCCAGTGCATTGATGGGTTTATCTTTTTGAGTTCTTCTTCTATAGCAACTTGAATCAATTCAAGGTAAGCCTGTCGTCAAccgaatcattttttaaaacttttggtttttattttacctttttatttttattttggttgaaaatcttttaaaaaacaaacgaaaaacaaacaaaggaaCTTTATAGTTTTCTTCCTGCGATTCTATTTTGAAATGGAGCAGGGGTCGAATGGGCAGCCATCAAAGTTTAATAGTTTCGTGAATAGCCAAGTGGGCGTGATAAGAGCAAGAGGAAAAAACGGTGGCTGGCAGAGTGGCACTATCTATCTAAGGCTGGAAGAAAATGTGcagaaaggggggaaaatgcgACCATGAATTTATAGGATAGATACTTTTAGACCGTTTGATGTTCCACATTGAATAGACGTTTGCAGCTTTTCTTCTCCGACAAAGAACGCGGAGGAGCCCTCACCATATATACTCTAGACACAATCTAAACAGTTGGCTAATATATCTCGGTTATCTCCAACGGCGAAGAGAGCATatcaaagtttctttttatattatgtCTTCTGTATGCAAAATACATTGATTGCCAAGGCCGTTGCCCGCCCATCTGGCCTGCTGCATATATATCTATCTCAAGTTTTacatattgaattttttttcgcgGCAAACAAAGTTGGAGCCCGTCTTTTGGAATGGAAATTTACTTCTCCCGGAAATTCAAAGTTACATGGTCGGCTATAAGCGTCCCGTGTGTGGTTTTCTGCCCACTCTTTGGCTGGGCGGTTAGATATATATTCTTGTTTCTAATTCAATATAGATAAATCACGCGATGAGTATCTTttctcatttgatttgatttggttttttggcgggtgatttgattgaaaaattggcTATATAGCAATTTCCGCTGGAAATATACGCTGCTGGTCCCGCGACTGCTGATTTAGtcggacaaaataaaaagagggacgattatatatattatataccaCAGGGCCAGCGcagcagtatatatatatagccggCCGCCTCAAATAAATCCTATTATCAAGTCAATCTATAATAACATTTGGAACTCGAATCGAAATTGGCCGCCAGccaaaagtcaataaaaacattttgtttcgcCATTCAATGTAGAGCTGCTAGACCCCccctatataaataaaaagcagtccgattttatattatatatatctatagcACAAAGATTGAAAATAGAACTTATAAGAACCTTTCAACGTGATGAaattccactttttttcttttaaattttccttctttctttcattatgATATTTTAATATTATCCGGAACAGTTTGAAAAGGGGTGCGGCAATTGCCAGGAGAGAGGGACATCCTGGTGACGGCGACGATGATGAGTGCCGTCGGTGGTGATGAACGATTGACCGAATATTATGAGccgattttcttgttgttgcttggCAACAACAGTTCGCgcaacgacagcagcagcagcagcagcggcggaggCGGAGGCAACAACACGACGGAAGAAGATTACGACTACGACATCGACTCGTCGTTCGACAATTACGACTGGGCCGAATTGATT
The sequence above is a segment of the Daphnia pulex isolate KAP4 chromosome 11, ASM2113471v1 genome. Coding sequences within it:
- the LOC124206978 gene encoding charged multivesicular body protein 1b-2-like, whose product is MENHLFSLKFTVKEFERNSKKCDKEEKLERTKLKKAIQKGNMEVARIHGENAIRQKNQSLNFLRMAARIDAVASRVQTAVTTKKVTQSMAGVVKAMDSAMRSMNLEKISALMDKFEKQFEDLDVQSSCMDTAMSQTTTTSVPQNDVDFLMQQVADEAGIELNMELPQGNTSTLNPSVAVGSSTQASTEQDELTQRLARLRQM